A genomic segment from Lemur catta isolate mLemCat1 chromosome 9, mLemCat1.pri, whole genome shotgun sequence encodes:
- the LOC123644659 gene encoding syntenin-1 isoform X1: MSLYPSLEDLKVDKVIQAQAAFSANPANPAVLSEASAPVSQDGSLYPKLYPELSQYMGLSLNEEEIRANMAMVPGAPVQGQLVARPSSMNYMVAPVTGNDVGIRRAEIKQGIREVILCKDQDGKIGLRLKSIDNGIFVQLVQANSPASLVGLRFGDQVLQINGENCAGWSSDKAHKVLKQAFGEKITMTIRDRPFERTVTMHKDSTGHVGFIFKNGKITSIVKDSSAARNGLLTEHNICEINGQNVIGLKDSQIADILSTAGTVVTITIMPAFIFEHIIKRMAPSIMKSLMDHTIPEV, encoded by the exons ATGTCCCTCTATCCATCACTTGAAGACTTGAAGGTAGACAAAGTAATTCAG GCTCAGGCTGCCTTTTCTGCAAATCCTGCCAACCCAGCAGTTTTGTCAGAAGCTTCTGCTCCTGTCTCTCAAGATGGAA gTCTCTATCCTAAACTGTATCCGGAGCTCTCTCAATACATGGGCCTGAgtttaaatgaagaagaaatacgTGCAAATATGGCCATGGTCCCTGGAGCACCAGTTCAGGGG cAGTTGGTAGCAAGACCTTCCAGTATGAACTATATGGTGGCTCCTGTGACTGGCAATGATGTTGGAATTCGTAGAGCAGAAATTAAGCAAGGGATTCGTGAAGTCATTTTGTGTAAAGATCAAGATGGAAAAATTGGACTCAGGCTTAAATCGATAGATAat GGTATATTTGTTCAGCTAGTCCAGGCTAATTCTCCAGCGTCGTTGGTTGGTCTGAGATTTGGGGACCAAGTACTCCAGATCAATGGTGAAAACTGTGCCGGCTGGAGCTCTGATAAAGCACACAAGGTGCTCAAACAGGCTTTTGGAGAGAAGATTACTATGACCATTCGTGACAG ACCCTTTGAACGGACAGTCACCATGCACAAGGATAGTACTGGACATGTTggctttatctttaaaaatggaaaaataacatcCATAGTCAAAGATAGTTCTGCAGCCAGAAATGGTCTTCTCACGGAACATAACATCTGTGAAATCAACGGGCAGAATGTCATTGGATTGAAG GACTCTCAAATTGCAGACATACTGTCAACAGCTGGGACTGTAGTTACTATTACAATCATGCCTGCTTTTATCTTTGAACATATTATTAAACG
- the LOC123644659 gene encoding syntenin-1 isoform X2, which produces MSLYPSLEDLKVDKVIQAQAAFSANPANPAVLSEASAPVSQDGSLYPKLYPELSQYMGLSLNEEEIRANMAMVPGAPVQGLVARPSSMNYMVAPVTGNDVGIRRAEIKQGIREVILCKDQDGKIGLRLKSIDNGIFVQLVQANSPASLVGLRFGDQVLQINGENCAGWSSDKAHKVLKQAFGEKITMTIRDRPFERTVTMHKDSTGHVGFIFKNGKITSIVKDSSAARNGLLTEHNICEINGQNVIGLKDSQIADILSTAGTVVTITIMPAFIFEHIIKRMAPSIMKSLMDHTIPEV; this is translated from the exons ATGTCCCTCTATCCATCACTTGAAGACTTGAAGGTAGACAAAGTAATTCAG GCTCAGGCTGCCTTTTCTGCAAATCCTGCCAACCCAGCAGTTTTGTCAGAAGCTTCTGCTCCTGTCTCTCAAGATGGAA gTCTCTATCCTAAACTGTATCCGGAGCTCTCTCAATACATGGGCCTGAgtttaaatgaagaagaaatacgTGCAAATATGGCCATGGTCCCTGGAGCACCAGTTCAGGGG TTGGTAGCAAGACCTTCCAGTATGAACTATATGGTGGCTCCTGTGACTGGCAATGATGTTGGAATTCGTAGAGCAGAAATTAAGCAAGGGATTCGTGAAGTCATTTTGTGTAAAGATCAAGATGGAAAAATTGGACTCAGGCTTAAATCGATAGATAat GGTATATTTGTTCAGCTAGTCCAGGCTAATTCTCCAGCGTCGTTGGTTGGTCTGAGATTTGGGGACCAAGTACTCCAGATCAATGGTGAAAACTGTGCCGGCTGGAGCTCTGATAAAGCACACAAGGTGCTCAAACAGGCTTTTGGAGAGAAGATTACTATGACCATTCGTGACAG ACCCTTTGAACGGACAGTCACCATGCACAAGGATAGTACTGGACATGTTggctttatctttaaaaatggaaaaataacatcCATAGTCAAAGATAGTTCTGCAGCCAGAAATGGTCTTCTCACGGAACATAACATCTGTGAAATCAACGGGCAGAATGTCATTGGATTGAAG GACTCTCAAATTGCAGACATACTGTCAACAGCTGGGACTGTAGTTACTATTACAATCATGCCTGCTTTTATCTTTGAACATATTATTAAACG